Proteins from a single region of Bos javanicus breed banteng chromosome 25, ARS-OSU_banteng_1.0, whole genome shotgun sequence:
- the ZNF597 gene encoding zinc finger protein 597: PELLRVYHFGPYTTASKITSIFTPSFLNPTSSTQNPLRTPPQRSDTFSNKLLPLIFLAFLSIPRLSKVVAFWLGLRWAVLLSQGPVLFEDLAVYFSQEECASLHPAQRSLSREATQECFEDKALSAENDKIEINQLLHLESMGLEELALEKCSLAVPLIYYQEKCSVHGAGNFERKISGGISACKKRFRSLLVTIENHTPKIELAQSLRTRALPKILPFPKEETKKSYKCPECDQSFSDSSYLVWHQKTHVGKKKCECDDCRKIFNHRSNLRAHRRIHTGEKPYKCFSPVWSAAQCGSSFHQPSHLSQHRKTHLKEKIHRCGIYGRGLTQLRGLSQHQKTHTATKAGDKYVGQKTNLALPEEKHR, from the exons CCAGAACTTCTCAGGGTTTACCATTTTGGTCCTTATACTACTGCCTCCAAAATTACATCTATTTTTACTCCCTCCTTCCTAAATCCTACCTCCAGCACTCAGAACCCACTCAGAACCCCACCCCAGCGCTCAGATACCTTTTCCAACAAGCTCTTGCCTCTGATATTTCTAGCTTTTCTCAGCATTCCCAGACTGAGTAAGGTAGTAGCTTTCTGGCTTGGCCTGAGATGGGCTGTCCTGTTGTCTCAGGGACCAGTGTTGTTTGAGGACCTGGCTGTCTATTTTTCTCAAGAGGAGTGTGCGAGTCTGCACCCTGCCCAGAGGTCCCTCAGCAGAGAAGCGACACAGGAGTGTTTCGAGGACAAGGCCTTGAGTG cAGAAAATGATAAGATTGAGATTAATCAGCTGCTACATCTAGAATCTATGGGGCTTGAAGAGCTTGCCCTAGAAAAATGTTCCCTTGCTGTGCCCCTCATCTATTACCAAGAAAAATGCTCTGTGCATGGAGCTGGAAACTTTGAAAGGAAAATATCAGGTGGAATTTCTGCTTGCAAGAAAAGGTTCAGAAGCCTTTTAGTTACCATTGAAAACCACACCCCAAAGATAGAACTAGCTCAAAGTTTAAGAACCAGAGCACTTCCCAAAATTCTTCCATTTCccaaagaagaaaccaaaaagtCATACAAGTGTCCTGAATGTGACCAAAGCTTCAGTGATAGTTCATACCTCGTTTGGCATCAGAAAACACATGTAGGAAAGAAAAAGTGTGAATGTGATGACTGCAGGAAGATTTTCAATCACAGATCCAACCTGAGAGCTCACAGGAGAATCCACACTGGTGAGAAGCCATATAAGTGCTTCTCACCAGTGTGGAGTGCGGCACAGTGTGGCAGCAGCTTCCACCAGCCCTCGCACCTGTCTCAGCACAGGAAGACCCACCTGAAGGAAAAAATCCATAGGTGTGGCATATATGGAAGGGGGCTCACGCAGCTCCGGGGACTGTCACAGCATCAGAAAACCCACACTGCCACAAAAGCCGGCGATAAATATGTCGGTCAGAAAACAAATCTGGCTTTGCCTGAGGAAAAGCACCGGTAA